CTTCCGGCGGATATACCTTGGCGCGGATGGCGGCATGGGGACAGACGATGGCACACTTGCCGCATTGAATACAAACGTCGGGATCCCAGATAGGAATCTCCAGCGCGATATTGCGTTTCTCCCACTGGGTGGTTGCTGTCGGATAGCTGCCGTCGATCGGGAGCTTGGAGACGGGTAGATCGTCACCCTTGCCCGCCATGATGGTTGCAGTCACTTCCTGGACAAACTCGGGCGCTTCTTCAGGTACCATGGGCGGAAGCTCCAGGGTACTGGTGACTTCGTCCGGTATCTCAACTTTGTGCAGGCTTTCGACGGCTGCGTCGACAGCCGCGAAGTTCATCTGGACGACCTTCTCGCCACGCTTGCCGTAACTCTTTTTGATCGCGGTCTTGATGGCCTCGATAGCTTCATCCTGCGGAAGGACACCCGAAATGGCGAAGAAGGCGGTCTGCATGATGGTGTTGATGCGCACCCCCATGCCGGTGGCCTTGGCTACCTCATACGCGTCGATGACGTAGAACTTCAGCTTCTTTTCGATGATGTGTTCCTGATAAACCCTCGGTAGCGCGTTCCATGCCTCATCCCTGTCATGGTAGGTATTCAGCAGGAACACACCGCCGGGGGCTGCTTTCTGTAGCACGTCATAGCGTTCCAGGAAGATGGTTTGGTGCACACCGACAAAATTGGCCGCGTCGATCAAATAGGGCTGGCGGATGTACTCTGGCCCGAATCGCAGGTGTGAAACAGTTGTTGCGCCTGCTTTTTTCGAGTCGTACACGAAGAAGCCCTGGGCGAAGTTGTCAGTGTCCTCGCCGATGATCTTGATGGAGTTTTTATTGGCTCCCACGGTGCCGTCGGAACCCAGGCCATAGAACACGGCTCGCACGACACCGGGAGCCTCGATATTGAAACCGGGATCGTAGTCAATACTGGTATTTGTGACGTCATCATTGATGCCGAGCGTGAAGTGGTTCTTGGGCGAATCCTTTGACATCTCCTCGAAAAGACCCTTGACCATAGCCGGCGTGTACTCTTTGCTGGACAGACCATAGCGCCCACCAATTACCTTGATGTCACTCCGCCCGCTTTCCACCAATGTGGTGACAATATCCTTGTAAAGAGGTTCGCCGCCGCTGCCCGGTTCCTTGGTGCGGTCAAGGGCGGCTATCACCTCCACGGTATCTGGCAGCGCGTCGACGAAATGCTCCACGCTCCAGGGACGGTAAAGGCGAACCTTGAGTACGCCGATCTTTTCCCCTTGCTCCACCAGATAATCGACGGTTTGATGGGTCGTCTCGGCGGCCGAGCCCATGATTACGATGACCCGGGTTGCATCGGGTGCACCAAAGTAGTCAAAGAGCTTGTATTGGCGGCCGGTCAGCCCTGCGAATTTGTCCATCGCTTCCTGGACGATACCGGGGATCTTGTCGTAGAAAGCGTTTACGGTTTCCCGGGCCTGGAAGAAGACATCGGGATTTTGGGCGGTTCCCCTGATGACCGGCCGTTCAGGTGTCAAGCCCCGTGCACGGTGTTCCAGCACCAGCGTGTCGTCGATCATGGCCTCAATGTCACTGTCGGCCAGCAGTTCGATCTTGTTGATATCATGGCTGGTACGGAAGCCGTCAAAGAAGTGGATGAAGGGCACCCGCGAGGCTAATGTGGAGGCCTGGGCAATCAGTGCCACGTCCATCACTTCCTGGACCGAACCACTGGGCATGAGCGCCCAGCCGGTTGCGCGGGTAGCCATGACATCACTGTGTTCGCCAAAAATAGAGAGGGCCTGGGCGGCAACACTGCGCGCTGCAACATGAAAGACGGTCGACGTTAGCTCGCCGGCAATCTTGTACATGTTGGGGATCATCAGTAGCAGACCCTGGGATGCGGTGAAAGTCGTCGTGAGGGAACCGGTCTGCAGGGCGCCATGAACGGCTCCTGCGGCGCCTCCCTCAGATTGCATTTCCACCACCAACGGAATCGTTCCCCAGATATTGGTCTTGCCTTCAGCTGACCACTGGTCGGCCCATTCACCCATGGGGCTGGAAGGTGTGATCGGATAGATGGCAACCACCTCGTTGGTTTTGTGGGCAACATACGCGGCTGCCTCATTACCATCGATTGTTACTGTTTGTCTTTCGCTCATCGATATCTCCTAGCTAGACTCTGTATTTTGCTATCGCCACCGAGACCATGGTTTGATCTCCGGAGCGCACACTCCCGGAGCAGCGAGAGCTTCCGCGTCTCTCCTGGAGTGTGAATTGTCTTGAATTGCAGCATTCTGGCCTTTTTTGCCAGGGAAAATCCAAGTGCCAACACTCATCATACCTCGGATTCGTCACTCTATCCATGATCTAGGTCATATGTAGAGCACTAATTTCAGGTTTTTTCTGAAATTTGCACTATCCTGCGGTGATTTATCGAAATTGACGAAAAATAAAGAAGAGCACTCAGCCTGCGAGCGCTCTTCGAGATCGTGTAGGGTTGGTTTCCGCCGTCACGCGGATCGATTCCGGGGGATTCCTCCTAGTTGAATTGCATTGGCATTGGCATTGCGCTTAGTGAGCTATACACCAAAGAGCCTTGCGCAGATTGCAGCGTGAGATTGCTTCCTTGAATCTGGTAGCGGTTGGCTGAACCAAGCATGTTCAGGTAGCGGGATTCTTGCTGAGCGACTTCCTGCGGGCATGCCATCTGGCTGCTGCTCAGGCCGAAAACAGAAATCTGTCCATCGCCGCCGAGAGAGTAATTGCCGCTGTACTGGTTGCACCCGCCATGGCCTGTGATGGTGCCACCGATGAAGTTGGCTGTGATCGGCACCATTGGGCTGGGTGATACCAGGGTCCAGGTGGGACCCTCGATCTCCCCACCGGATGGCGGCGGCTCGATCGGTGGCATTGGCTGTACTACTGGTGGCTCGACAGGCGGTATCGGCTGGACTGGTGGCTCAACGGGGGGTACCGGCTGGACCGGTGGTTGCACGGCTTCGACGATGGTAATCTGGTGGGTGTCATCGTCGCTGAGACCGTTGGCATCAGTGACCGAGAGCCGGATGGTGTAGCTGCCCGGCTGGCTGAAGCTGGTTGTCACGCTGACGTCGGCTGTCGGTGCTGCGGAAGCTTCCCTGGTGCCCAGGTCCCAGTGGTAGCTGACGATGGGGCTGCTGCCCGGTGTAGAACGACTGGTGAAGGTGACCGGCTCGCCGACGCTGGCCTGGGTCGGACCCTCGATCCTGGCTGTGGGAGGCTGAGCCTGTTGGGCGATGGTGATCTGGTGGGTGTCATCGTCGCTGAGACCGTTGGCGTCAGTGACCGAGAGCCGGATGGTGTAGGTGCCCGGCTGGCTGAAACTGGTCGTCACACTGACATCGGCAGTGGATGCAGCTGAGGCTGATCGGGTACCCAGGTCCCAGTGGTAGCTGACGATGGGGCTGCTGCCCGGTGTAGAACGGCTGGTGAAGGTGACCGGCTCGCCGACGCTGGCCTGGGTCGGACCCTCGATCAAGGCCGTTGGTGGCTGAGCCTGTTGGGCGATGGTGATCTGGTGGGTGTCATCGTCGCTGAGGCCGTTGGCGTCAGTGACCGAGAGCCGGATGGTGTAGGTGCCAGGTTGGCTGAAACTGGTCGTCACACTGACATCGGCAGTGGATGCAGCTGAGGCTGATCGGGTACCCAGGTCCCAGTGGTAGCTGACGATGGGGCTGCTGCCCGGTGTAGAACGGCTGGTGAAGGTGACCGNNNNNNNNNNNNNNNNNNNNNNNNNNNNNNNNNNNNNNNNNNNNNNNNNNNNNNNNNNNNNNNNNNNNNNNNNNNNNNNNNNNNNNNNNNNNNNNNNNNNGCTCGCCGACGCTGGCCTGGGTCGGACCCTCGATCAAGGCCGTTGGTGGCTGAGCCTGTTGGGCGATGGTGATCTGGTGGGTGTCATCGTCGCTGAGGCCGTTGGCGTCAGTGACTCTGAGCCGGATGGTGTAGGTGCCCGGCTGGCTGAAGCTGGTTGTCACACTGACATCGGCAGTGGATGCAGCTGAGGCTGATCGGGTGCCCAGGTCCCAGGCGTAGCTGACGATGGGGCTGCTGCCCGGTGTAGAACGGCTGGTGAAGGTCACCGGCTCGCCGACGCTGGCCTGGGTCGGACCCTCGATCCTGGCCGTGGGTGGAGTCTGTTGAGGTCGCTGGCTGATCGTAATTTGATGGGTATCGGTATCTCTGAGGCCGTTGGCATCGGTAACTGTCAAACTGACCGTGTAGGTGCCTGGTTGGCTGTAGCTGGTCGTGACGCTGACGTTCGACTGGGCGTAGGAACTTGACCGGCCAGTCAGATCCCAGTGGTAGCTAACGATGGGGCTGCTGCCCGGTGTAGAACGGCTGGTGAAGGTCACCGGCTCGCCTACGTAAGCCTGGGTTGGGCCTTCGATCAAGGCCGTGGGTGGCTGAGCCTGTTGGGCGATGGTGATCTGGTGGGTGTCATCGTCGCTGAGGCCGTTGGCGTCAGTGACCGAGAGCCGGATGGTGTAGGTGCCCGGCTGGCTGAAACTGGTCGTCACACTGACATCGGCAGTGGATGCAGCTGAGGCTGATCGGGTACCCAGGTCCCAGGCGTAGCTGACGATGGGGCTGCTGCCCGGTGTAGAACGACTGACGAAGGTGACCTGTTGATTTACGAAAGCCTGGGAGGGACCTTCTATCCTTGCCGTCGGTGGATATTGTGGCGGTCGCTGGCTGATCGTAATTTGATGGGTGTCGGTGTCGCTGTAGCCGTTGGCGTCGGTTACTTTCAGACTGACGGTGTAGGTGCCGGGCCGGTTGAAGACCGTCGTCAAGCTGGAATATCCCGTCGAGTAGGGGGCAACCGAGCGGGTGCTCAGGCCCCATTGGTAGCTGACGATCGGGCTGCTGCCTGGCTGGGAGCGACTGACGAAGGTGACCTGATCGCCCACATAGGCCTGGGTTGGACCCTCAATGACTGCATTTGGCGGCGCGTCCTGTGGGTAGATGACAATCTGGTGGCTTGTGGAGTTGCTGAGTCCATTGGTATCGGTGACGGTCAACCGGACAGAATAACTGCCAGGATTGCTGTAGACTACGGAAGCGCTGCTGCTCGACTGGGCATGGGTCGAGGCCTGGCCACTCAGGTCCCATTGGTAGATAGCAATAGGGCTGCTGCCCGGTTGTGAACGGCTGACAAAGGTGACCGTTTCCCCGACATAGGCGTAGGTAGGTCCTTCGATGATCGCCGTTGGAGGGATCTCGGAGGAAGGTGGAGGAAGGATGATGATCCACCGCGTCGTCGTATTGCTCAGGCCATTGGCGTCTGTTACCGTTAGCGAGACGTCATACCATCCGGGTGTACTGTACACGGTCGCGACACTGGCGTTGTTCTCCCCGTAGGACTGCGCAGGAGTAGCCAGGTCCCACTGATAGCTTACGATGGGACTGCTGCCCGGCGTGGATCTGCTGATATAGGTTACAAGCTGGCCTGAGAAGGCATGGGTCGGGCTCTGGATGATGGCTGTCGGCGGCACCTCAGCCTCGATGATCTGGATTGTCTTTCCGGAGGTACCAGTGAAACCGGCTGAATCGACGACTGTCAGGTTTGCCAGGAATGTGCCAACAAACTGATAGGCGTGTGACACCTGGGCGCCATTGCCCCGGAAGCCGTCGCCGAACTGCCAGAAATAGAGCGAGATCGGGTACCGGGAGCGAGATCGGCTGCCGTCGAACAGGACGAGCTCCCCGCGGTTTGCCTTGCCGGGCGCGTCAATGATTGCCACGGGAGACGTCGGTTTGGGCGGAGGATCCTTTGAGAACACCAGGAGTCCCCCATCGGTTGGCATGATAAGCAGGTCATCCTGGAGGAAAAAGGAGCTTGCGGTTCCAAGCGCGCTGAGGTAAGCGGTTTCCTGTTCCATGATGCCGTCGGGTGACCCGCACATCTTCAGTGTGATACCACCCGGAATGACCCAGAATCCTGGCTCAATGGCGGCTTGGTAGTCGTTGCAGCCGGCTGAACCGTTGACAGTACCCTGGATTCTATTATCTTCGATGGTGAATTCGGCGGTGATCTGCGTTTCGGGCAGCAGGGGTTTATCGACAAGTGTGACCAGATACCAGAAGGTGCTATCCAACGGCGAAAGATCGATCCTGCCGCCTTCGGGCAAGGGTGTACCGGCGAAGGTCATCACCTGGTGGCGATCATCGAAGAATATCTCCAACTCATCACCGAGTATTCGGTAGCTCGTGGCATCGTTCAGCCCCAGGAAGTATTGCTGCTCCCTTTCCCGAATGGCATCGCCACAGTCATTCTGTTGCTTTCGGGGCAGGTTGATCTTTATCCTGGTAAGCGATGCGATGTAGTCGGAACCGTATTCGTTGCATCCGCTGGATCCTGTCATCAGGCCGGATGGGGAATCATCGGGTGATGGGGTGAATATCGCCGTGAAATGGGTTTCGGGAATCGGGTACTGTGTCCCGTCAACTGCTCCGATGGAAACGAGTTCCCAAAGCGTGCCTTCCAGTGGCATCCGTTGGGATGTGTAAACAAGCGAACCGCGGCTGGTCGTGATTTCAAGGCGGTCGCCCATGATATCGTAGGTCTTGGCCGCCTGAAGGTCTCGCAGGTAGACCGACTCCAGCTCTTCCAGTTGGGGGCAAACTGCGCTACCGGCCGAAATAGGACCGACGGTCATGCCATTCCCTTCGGCCTCATACCATGCGGAAAAGGAGTTACATCCGGTCCAACCGGTCACCTGTCCATAGGAGTCCAGAAGCCAGGGCTGGAAAAGGGCTGTGATACGAACCTCAGCCGGGATCATTCTACCGTTAAGTGATTCCAGCACCCACTCGATGTCCTGGAGGGGGTATTGGGTCGACGAAAAGACCAGTTGTCCGTCGCCATCATCGTAGTTGATCTCCAGGCTTTCCCCGAAGGTAAGGTAGGTCTCTGCATCGGTCAGGGCTTCCAGGAACAGGGATTCCTGTTCCATGCCAACGGGACATGCCTTCCGCGTTGTGGCCGCGGCCGAGACAAAGATGCGCTGTTCATCCACGCGATACTCTGCCGAATAATCGTTGCACCCGGCCGAGCCGGTGACGGTGCCACCGTCAATCTTTTCTGGAATGAATACTGCAGTAATCGTGGTGCCCGCCTCAACACCCTGCGGGGCATTGGGATCGCCCATGCTTTTCAGTATCCACTCGGTTCCTTCCAGGGGCTGCTGGCCCTGCTTGAAGAGCAGGACCTCTTCGAAGGGCGCCTCTGAATCGTAGGTGATCTCCAGGCCACCATCGTCGCCGATCTGATAGGCCTCGGACTGGGGCAACGCTGAAAAGAACAGTTGCTCCTGTTCCATGCCGGTCGGACAGAGTTTTTTGGTAGCGCCCACACCTTCGACGACGAGACTGTAGCCATCAGAATAATAGCTCGCCGTGTAGTTGTTGCAGCCGCCTGTGCCCGAAAGTGATCCATCGGCGTTGAAAACGGCGGTGACGACGGAACCTGCTTCGACGACCCGCGGATTGAGTGCGTCGCCATAGGCTACCAGCACCCAAAGGGTATCGGTGAGGGACACGGAATCATCGGTGTTCTCTGCGTATGCCGGCTGGGGCGCCACACCAACCAGCGCTGTCAGTGCCAGGAGAACAGCCAGCAGTAATGTTAGCCCTCCCTGGGTAAGAGTAGTTGTTCTGTAAGTCTTTCTTCTCATCTTCTTGTTCCTCCAAATATTCGCTCACAACGCCGGAAAGATTCCCGGCAGTGTTGATGCGGTCGACAAATGCAACGGGGTAACGGTTTAGCACGGCATTGGGCATGCCAGCACAGGGAGCACGGTTGGCCCACTATGTTGCATGCGGGCCATGTCGGAAAGGTTCACTGCCACGCGGCCCGATTCACCCCAAAAAGGGCAAGTCCTGCTGAAAGAGAAGACGTCAGGAACGGCGACAGGTTGCGCATGATTTGCAGCAACTGGTGGAACGAGGTCTTGCGTGGGTCACCCGAGGGGAATCCTCGTGAGACAAGCCCTGTAACCCGGCGTGGTGGGATGTGGTGGGATTGCCACCTATACGGCTTGTTGAAATAGGATGACATCCCTGTCGACAACTTCGATGGTGGCATGCCACTTTTCTGCCAGCCATTGCAGTGTGTCGAGAGAAAAGAAGGATATATGGGTCAGGTCGCGAATATAGTGCCAACTGGCAAAAGCCTCGCGATCGATGACGAGCTTGGTCATGATGCCCAGGGTGCCACCTGGACGCACACACTGCCATAACTGCTCCAGCACTTCGCCCGGATGGCTCAGGTGTTCGACAACCTCGCTGGCCGTAATGAAATCATAGTGTTGCTGAAGGAGTCGAGGGTCGTCGGCGAAGAAGGGATCGTAGGTCGAAACCAAATGCCCGGCCTCTTCGAACATGAGCGGGAGGGCAGGACCAGGGCCGGAGCCAAAATCGAGGCCATGACTTCCTGCCGGCAAACGCTCCTGCATTGGCAGGAACAACCTGGATAGGAATCGGCGATATCCGGGGTCATCCGGCGAATTCTCATGCAGGTTATACTGCGCTTTTTCCTTCTCGGCTGACAGATGGAAGGCGGGTGGCACGAACACCAGGCTGCAGGTGTTGCAGCGATAATAGGGCCGCCACCTGTCATTGTGGTACAGTTCGGCGCTGTCACTACTGCATAAGGGGCAGGTTCTGGCGAAAACGACATCAGCGACGAGCTTGAGCCGCTCTTCCGGGATCTTGAGCAGATCCCACGATAATACCAAACCGTCAGCCCCTGCATCCAGAAATGCATCCAGGTCGGTCTGGATCTGCTGGTTATTCAAGTCTGCAATACCCGGGGCATCGAGCAATTCTATGCCTGCGTACGCTGTACGCACTCCCAATCGGTGGGCGCGACGGATTTCCTTGGCCAGACTTTGCGGAGGAAGGCCCCGATCCCTAAACGTTTCGATGGTCGCCGGCAGGTCAAGTGCCGTTTCTTCGGCAAGCCAGGCCAGCGCCTCTTGTTCACTGGTATCGCCGTTGTCAACCAGGCAATTGGCCAGGTTGATAAGCTCGAAAGGGATCCCGGCCGGCCCCATGGCATGTCCGTAGGTCATCAACTTCACCCATCCGTTCGACCTTCCAAGCACTGAAAGGTCTTGACCGACCATCGGCGCGAGGCACGGTGAAAAACAATCCAACCCAATCGAAAATCCTGCCTGGCGGGCCTGGCTCGCGGCTGATTCGATAAACCGCGAGATAACCCGACTTCGAAACAGCATGAATCGCTGCACTGCTGTCGCTCGTTCATCCTGTGAATCGGAAGGCGTGCAATCTAACAGCAATCGCAACAGCCGTCGTCGCCCCTCCTTCGAGGAGAGCAGGGACCGAGTCGCTGATCTTACTTCGCCAAGATGCAATCCTTCGACTGCTGCGGTTCGCTGGCAGCCTTGGCAGAAGCAGGCCAGGTATCGGCCGGGATCTTCCGCCGGCGAGGGGAAGCGAATGCGGTCGAGAAAGAGGCCGTCGAAGGGGCCGCGTGCCAGCGCTCGACCCAGGTTTTCGAGCATGGCATCGGCAGTGTCAGTTCGATTGGGACAGAGAAAGGTGAATTCCGGCAGGTTGCGGTATCCAGGCACCGGCTCGCCAGCCAGGCCTATCGTTCGCCATTCTTTTTTGATGGGAAAGTTCGCACTGCCCGTCAAGAGTGGATGCCACAGATAGAGGCGCGTGCCCGTTCTGGCAGACTCCTCGGCACAGGCGTTGATCAGGGAATCTGGCAGATCCCACCCGATGATCAATATGTCGATGGGCAGGCAGTTCAGTGCTTGGCGCAGAATCCTGCGGACGCTCGCCTCGGGCAGCGAGGATATGTCCGGCTCGTATTCGAGGAATTGCGTTGCGATAAATGGCACCAATTGCCTTCACTTCACGATCTGGCGTCCCATTAACTGACAGGCGTAACAGGTGGACGGCATCTGATTACGGCCGGTAGCGTTCCAGTCGTAGGATTAAGTCCAGCAGGGCGAATGCCGCGTCAACCAGCTTGCCACTGTCGACGATGTCCGGTACGTCATCAGCGGTATGGGCAATCTCTCGCCAGAGTGCGTCGAAATGATCGGAGGTCAGCGCCAGGGCCGGGCGCTGTTTCAGCAGGAAGAGGCTGTGATCGGACTGGTACCATTTATCGCCCTCGGCTATGCTGTCGAAACCGGCGAATGAGTCGTGAATATAGCGGGCCAGTTCCGGCGAACAGTCGTACAGCGAGTAGGCGGTCTTGCCCTCTCTGTAACCCACGCCGTCCAGGTTGATTCCGAGGTGAATCTGGTGGAATGTGCCGGAATTCCGGGCTAACCAGAGCTTCTCCCCGGGCGCCGAGTAGTAGTCCTCTCCATTCAATGCCACGATCTCAACGCCGAGGCTGCCTTTGTAACCTGCCAGCAACTCGGCAAGTAACAGAAGTATCACAACGCCGGTGCTGTTATCGATGGCACCGGGCGTGCCATCCTTGGCATCGATATGAGCAAAGATGACGACCCGACGGTCCCGTTCCGTACCTTTGGTGGCGACGACGTTTCTGCCGCGGGCGGGCGAACGGGCAGCCCGAATCTCGAGCGATACCTGTTCCCCCTTCAACTGTGCCAATCGATCCCCCGCTTTCGCCGTCATGTATACTGAGGGGATGTCGAAATCGCCATCCTCGATGAGCGGGAAGGGGGAGACGGCTCCAGCCAGGCCTGGATCCTGGGTGGTTGCCGCCGCGATCGCGACCGGATTCCCTGTTTCGAGGAGTTGAATGATCTCCTGGTGTCGTTCGGGATTGAAGAAGGGGAACTTCTTGGGCATCAACTGCTCTTTGGCGATATCTCCCCGCAGCAGCAGGATTTTGCCGGCGACGTCCGCAGCACGCATTTCATCAACGGTAGTGATCGATACGAGGGGAGCTTCAACACTGGCGCCCAGCGAGTAGGGGCTGACCAGGACATCGAACCTGGAATCGCCCGCGAACAGATCGGCGCCCTGCTCGAGCCAGTCGATGCAGGGAAAGGGTGGCGTTTTCGTCTCGAAGCCGAACGATTGCACCTTTTCGGCGAAGAATTCGGTAGCTGTCCGATTTCCTTCACTGCCAACACGCCTGCCCGGAATCTCGAGACAAAGTCGGTTCAGATAGTCGCCGGCTTTCTCTTCCACTGGAATTGCCGCCATCATTACTCCTGATTCGTTCCGCCTTCAAACTGGCACATTACCATGCATATGCCTCAGGTGCTTGACCTGGCCGCAGTGGCCGGCCCTTATTGATGCTGAAAATCTCGTTCAGCTTCCTCATGGCCTCAGGGGCCAACGTCAACTCGGCCGCTCGTTCCATGTTATCCAAATGATCCGGGGTTCGGATTCCCACGATGGCCGATGTTACCGCTGGTTGTGCCAATGTCCACGCAATGGCGACCGCAGTTTCCTCTTCGCCAAGATCCCGGCAGAGCGCGGAGAATTTGGCCAGCTGTTGGTTGGTCTCCCCGATGTGGATCCCGTATTCTCGTTCGACTTGCCTGGTCCTGGAATCGTCTTGCGACTGCGTCTTGCCGGTCAATATGCCACCGGCCAGCGGCATGTAGGGAATGACACCGATTCCCAGATCAAGGGCCGCGGGAAGCACCTCTAACTCGGGATACCGGCATAGCAAGCTGTACATCGTCTGCTCGGAGATGAATCCCATGGAACCGCGTTGCAGGGCCTGCATCTGGTGTTTGGCCAGGCCCCACCCCGGGAAATTACTCGAACCCATGTAAAGCACCTTGCCATCATCGATCAATCGTTCGAAAGTTCCCCAGAATTCCTCCGCAGTTATTCGCCGGTCGATGTGGTGGACCTGATAGAGATCAATGTGATCGGTCTGCAGACGCCTGAGGGAGGACTCCAGGTGTTTGCGGACCCTGTAGGCTGAAATCCCCCGTTCTTCGTTGGGAAGGGATTCGTCGACCATTTGACCGTATACCTTGGTGGCCAGGACCACCCGGTCGCGGTTTTCCGGGCGTTGCTGGAACCATTTGCCGATGATCGTCTCCGAGCCACCGCGATTCTCACTGCCGCCGTAGACGTTGGCGGTGTCAAAGAAGTTGATTCCCAGTTCCAGTGCCCGGTCCATGATGCTGAGGGATTCCTCTTCGGAAGTGCGCTGGCCAAAATGCATGGTGCCCAGGCATATTCGACTGACCATCATGGTGGATTTTCCAAGTCTGGCGTATTTCATCGTGGTTCTCCTCGTGTACTATGTCGTGGCAATGACAAACCTGTTGTCACCGCGTCATCGCATTTCCGCACTATCGCTGCTGAAGAATCATGCCCATGACCAGACTCTTCCTGTGTTCCTCGATCACATGGAAGCCCATATGTTCGTAAAACCCAATGGCATTCTCATTCTGTTTCCCGACTCCCAAATGAACAGCCGGCACCTTCAAAAGGCGGAGGCGGCTCAAGAATGTTTGTACCAGTTTCTGTCCCCAACCCTGGCCCTGGGCCAGCGGCAACAGGTCAATGTGCAGATGGGCGGGATAGGCGCCAAGCCCTTCTTCAACGCGATGGCCTCGGTGAATCAGGCTTACCATCTTGCCGTCAGCTGACTTGGCTTCAGCTCTGTAATCAGACAACGGGTAACGTTCCCTTAACACTGGGAACCAATCACGCTCGCAGCGTTCGTGAAAGAGCTTTGAATCACGGGTGCCGATCATATAACCACATGGTTTTTCGGCATGAGTCAGGACAAAGGCCAGATCGGGTTCCTGAACTAC
The Chloroflexota bacterium DNA segment above includes these coding regions:
- a CDS encoding class I SAM-dependent methyltransferase, which codes for MPFIATQFLEYEPDISSLPEASVRRILRQALNCLPIDILIIGWDLPDSLINACAEESARTGTRLYLWHPLLTGSANFPIKKEWRTIGLAGEPVPGYRNLPEFTFLCPNRTDTADAMLENLGRALARGPFDGLFLDRIRFPSPAEDPGRYLACFCQGCQRTAAVEGLHLGEVRSATRSLLSSKEGRRRLLRLLLDCTPSDSQDERATAVQRFMLFRSRVISRFIESAASQARQAGFSIGLDCFSPCLAPMVGQDLSVLGRSNGWVKLMTYGHAMGPAGIPFELINLANCLVDNGDTSEQEALAWLAEETALDLPATIETFRDRGLPPQSLAKEIRRAHRLGVRTAYAGIELLDAPGIADLNNQQIQTDLDAFLDAGADGLVLSWDLLKIPEERLKLVADVVFARTCPLCSSDSAELYHNDRWRPYYRCNTCSLVFVPPAFHLSAEKEKAQYNLHENSPDDPGYRRFLSRLFLPMQERLPAGSHGLDFGSGPGPALPLMFEEAGHLVSTYDPFFADDPRLLQQHYDFITASEVVEHLSHPGEVLEQLWQCVRPGGTLGIMTKLVIDREAFASWHYIRDLTHISFFSLDTLQWLAEKWHATIEVVDRDVILFQQAV
- a CDS encoding M28 family peptidase, with translation MAAIPVEEKAGDYLNRLCLEIPGRRVGSEGNRTATEFFAEKVQSFGFETKTPPFPCIDWLEQGADLFAGDSRFDVLVSPYSLGASVEAPLVSITTVDEMRAADVAGKILLLRGDIAKEQLMPKKFPFFNPERHQEIIQLLETGNPVAIAAATTQDPGLAGAVSPFPLIEDGDFDIPSVYMTAKAGDRLAQLKGEQVSLEIRAARSPARGRNVVATKGTERDRRVVIFAHIDAKDGTPGAIDNSTGVVILLLLAELLAGYKGSLGVEIVALNGEDYYSAPGEKLWLARNSGTFHQIHLGINLDGVGYREGKTAYSLYDCSPELARYIHDSFAGFDSIAEGDKWYQSDHSLFLLKQRPALALTSDHFDALWREIAHTADDVPDIVDSGKLVDAAFALLDLILRLERYRP
- a CDS encoding aldo/keto reductase, with product MKYARLGKSTMMVSRICLGTMHFGQRTSEEESLSIMDRALELGINFFDTANVYGGSENRGGSETIIGKWFQQRPENRDRVVLATKVYGQMVDESLPNEERGISAYRVRKHLESSLRRLQTDHIDLYQVHHIDRRITAEEFWGTFERLIDDGKVLYMGSSNFPGWGLAKHQMQALQRGSMGFISEQTMYSLLCRYPELEVLPAALDLGIGVIPYMPLAGGILTGKTQSQDDSRTRQVEREYGIHIGETNQQLAKFSALCRDLGEEETAVAIAWTLAQPAVTSAIVGIRTPDHLDNMERAAELTLAPEAMRKLNEIFSINKGRPLRPGQAPEAYAW
- a CDS encoding GNAT family N-acetyltransferase, with product MSFRIRPYHPSDLSTLYRICMQVGTNGKDASHLYRDPDILGHLFVGPYVVQEPDLAFVLTHAEKPCGYMIGTRDSKLFHERCERDWFPVLRERYPLSDYRAEAKSADGKMVSLIHRGHRVEEGLGAYPAHLHIDLLPLAQGQGWGQKLVQTFLSRLRLLKVPAVHLGVGKQNENAIGFYEHMGFHVIEEHRKSLVMGMILQQR